CGCCAGGTCGTCAGCCGGGCGCTGGAGGTCCGGCCGCGCGGGGGGAGCTGCCCCGGCCGCCTTCCGCTGAAGCTGGTGGACACGCTCGGTCATGACGGGCACGCTAGCGCACAACTGACCGCGAGGTGAACTCATCTGCCGTCTATTGGCGTCGGTCTTGCTTCGGTGTCACGGGCTGCGTGGTATGCATGCAGCGATCTCAGAGGTCGAGCGAGACGTACCCCGGACCATGCCGGGCCGTCACCGCGTCGTGGAGTTCGGGCATCTCCTCCGGCCGGAGGGCCATGAGCGTCCGGCCCTGCGCATCGAACGCGGCGAGCGTGACGTCGAGCACCGGACGGCGGTGGCGGCCGTGAGTGGTCAGCCGCTCGTGCCGCACGACTCGCGTCGCGGTGGGGTACATGCGGCGCACGGCCGGGTAGAGGGACTCGTGCAGGGTGCCTTGCCGTGTCCGGGGCTTCCGTTTCGTGCGTGGTGTGGGGGCCATCAGTGCACCACGGCGCGGTGGACGTGCGCCGCCTGCACGGGGGTCACGGGCGGCACCGACCCGGTGAGGACCTGCGTCAGGGCCTGCACGCTCACGCCCCGCCGTTCGCACAGCGCCCGGACTTCCTCGGCGAGGATCGTCTCTGGGGGCAGCAGCGTGGGTGGGGGTGGTGCCGCGGCCATGAGGCGAGCCCCGAGGCTGCTGGCACGGGCCACGGTGACCACCTTCAGCTGCGCAGCCGTGAACGGCTTGCCCGCCTGGGCCGCCTCCCGGATCTCCCGCACGGCCCGCTCGGCGTGCACGCCCCGGAGTTTCGCGGCGCGCTCGGCGACACTCAGGCTCAGGGTGCGCGTCCCGATCAGGTCCAGGACGTCGCCCGGCAGACTGAGCAGGGACAGGCGGGCGCGGATGACTTGCACGGGAACGCCGGTGTTCGCGGCGATGCCCGCCTCAGTCAGGGTCTGCGTGAGCGTGCCGTACAGGCGGGCTTCCTCCACGGGGTTGGCACTGCGGTTGTGCACTCCGGCGACCACCAGGGCCCACTGCGCCTCGGTCAGTCCGGCGTACACGTCCGCCTGCACGTGCGTCCAGCCGATCGACCGGGCGGCCGCGACGCGGCGATTCCCATCCCGGATGCGGTACTCGCCGCTGGGCAGGGATTCCAGCACGATGGGTTGGAGTTGCCCGGTGCAGCGCAGCGCGCCCTTGAGGTGGTTGCTGGCGCCGTGCGTGTCCTCGGTGAGGTCGTCGAGGGGCACGGCGGTACTGAAGGGCGTGGGCACGGTCACGTTGAGCAGGGGTGGGGGGGCATCGGTCGGCATACGAATGTCATGGCCCCCGGGTGTCCGGGGGCCACCACTGCCGGAAGAGGTGGACCGCGCACCGTGCGTGGCCCGGCGTGAGCGGGAGCGGGTATCTCGCACTGGGCGTCCGGCGTGCGCCACCCCGGTCTGTTATTCCTGTGCGACGAAGACCGGGAGGCCGCTCTGTCCCGCCCGCTTCTCCCGGTCGGCCTGGACGGTGGGGTCGGGGTGCTGGATGACGGTGAGGGCCGTGATGGGCACGACCATGAACACGCCGAGCGCGTAGTCCGGGGCAGGGGAGAGGGGTGCCTTGACGGGGTAGGTGCCGTCCGCCAGTCGGCGCTGGCCGGGCCCGGCGTTCGGCGCGACGTGCCAGCCCAGACCGATGCAGCCCTCCTGCGCCGTGTGCCCCTTCCCGCATGGGCAGGCGAAGCCGTCGGGGGTGGCCAGCGTGCTCGCGTTCGTGACGACGGCCCGGGGGTGCAGGAGGTACAGGCAACTCTGGGCGGTGAGATCCCCCAGGGGCGCGGTGCGACTGACCTTTCGACTGACGCCTTTGCGGCGCGCTTCCTCGATGAAGTCCGCCATCTCCGGGTAGGAGTCCGCACCCACCCAGTCCAGGACATGCGTGACACCGTGCTCGTCCGTGAAGGTGCTGATACCGATGGCACTGACGCCCATCTCAACCGGGTCGACCTCAAGGGGCAGGTCCATCAGGCGGTCCTCGATGGGCGAGCCGCCCTTCATCAGGCCGCACTCCAGGTACAGTTCCCCGGCGGTGCGTCCACTGCCGCACAGTCGGCGACCTCCAGCTGCTTGAATGCCGTTCATGCGGGCGAGGTGGCCCCCGGGGTCGGGGGCCAGGGCTTCAGTCGTCCGTTTCGGGGATCGCCTGCCAGTCGTACGCGTGGCGAGGGTACGTGTCCAGGTGGGCGATGGCCGCCGCGAGAAACGCACCTCGGCAGTCGAGGGGAACGCACGTCCGGAACTCGAAGTGGAAACCCTGGAAGGTGATGGTGCCCTCTGGCGTGGCGTCGATGCTGAGGCGTGGCCAGACACCCTGCGCCGTGGCATCTCGTGGGTGCATCTCGGTCCACATCAGGCCGAACTGCTCGGCCAGCGCCTCTATCGCGTCGTCATAACTCTCGCGCAGGCGGTCCAGCTGCGCACTCAGTGTTTCGTCCCCGGTCATGCAGACGAGGTGGCCCCCGAGGGAGGGGGCCAGCACTCCAAGGGCAGGCTGCCGAATCACCCAGCGCGTCACGAGGGTCGTGCCACGAGCCGGATGGTCTGGTCGGTAGGGCGACCCAGCAGCTCGCCGTGCATCCAGATCCAACGCACCTCGCCCGGGCTCCCCGCGTCCGCTTCGAGCAGAGCCCGGATGTCTGAGGGGAAGGTCCGGCGCGTCAGCAGTTCACTGGACGTGCCCCGAGAGGGAGGTGGACGTGCAGAAGGGGGGAGAGGAGCTGGGCGCGCCCGAACGATGCGTGCCGCTCACCCCGGACGTCCCACGCCTGAGTGGGGGTGAGCACGAAGGGTGTGCTGCCTTCCGCCCGTTCGAATTGGCCGAGGTCCCAGGCACTCGTCCCGGCATACCCAGCAGCGCGGGCGGCTTGCAAGGCGGTCGTGACACTGGGGGCGTAGACCGCGCATTGCCAGGTGTTCGGGCCATCGGGACCATCGGCGACGAGATCGAATCGGCTGAGCATGGGAGGGACGTGGCCTGCGGGCGCAGGCCAGGACTGGAGCGGTGAGCGGGGGTCTCGCACTGGGCGTTCGGCGTGCGCCACCCCGGTCCCTTCCCCTTCCGCGTGATGGAGGAGTGGGGCGATCCAGAGGGTTTACGACTGTCGGTGGTGGATTGCCGCCTTCGCGCGCAGGCCGCTTGCGGACTGCGTGCAGCCACCCCCTGGCGCGTTCCGGGTCTGGCGTTGCCGGGCTGCGGTGGGCGCGCCGTGCGCCCGCCGCCGTCCCCGCCCATGCCCCGCCGAACACTGGAGTACTGGTGCAGCTCAGGGTTCGCCGGTCAAGTACGCACTGAGCGGGGTGAGCAGCGCGCCGCGGATGGGAGCGATCACGTCCTCCCAGTCGCGGGGCGTGGCGGCCGCCTGCAGCTGGTCGGTGAGGTCGTCGGCGGCCTGATCGGTTGGGGTGACGATGGTCACGCCGAGCACCTCGTACCCGCGTGGGGCTTGGTCGTGCAGGTGGATGATCCACACGGCCCAGCCCTTCTGGGCGGCGCGGCGGACATCGGCGGTGAACAGGCGGGCGGGGGCGCGGATGACCTGCCGGTCCTCGCGGGTCAGCAGGGCGAGGTCGAGGAAGCCGTTGCCGTCGGCGCGACCGAGGCGGTGCCCGTTGGGGGTGCAGTACTCGGCCGCTTCGAAGGCCGTTACCTCGAACGTGTCTTCAGGGGCGAGGGTCAGGGTGTACGGGTCCATGCCCGGCGCGTGGCTCCGGCCGTGCCGGGGCCAGATCTGTTCAGGCGGGGCGGGGGAGCGTCTGCGCGTAGCCGAGGATGGCCGCGCGGATGTGCTCAGCGTGGCAGGGTCTGGGTGTGCACCAGCACTGGAGGTGCACGGGTCCCTGCGTGGCGAGGGCGGCGAGTCGCAGCACGGCACGGCGTTGTGGGGTATCCGTCCGGCACTGCTCCCGCAGGACGTGCAGGTACAGCGCGGCTGCCTCTCCCTGCTCGAAGCCGAGGCGGTGCAGCGCCCGCTGTGCCTGCTCGCGTTCGGTGCCCGTGAGGTGCGCCGCGTGGATCAGGTGACTCGTCCACGCGGCGGCCTCACTCGTCCAGCGGCTCCGTCCGATGACGGGCAGGGGGTTGCCGAGGACGCTGCCCCGGCCTCGTCCGACGTACTCCGTGTGTCCAGTGTCGTGGGAATCGCCGAGGCGGCCGACGGTGATGATCATGACGCCAGTCTGGCCCCACGCGGGTGGGGCCAGGGCTGGTTCAGACGTACGGGGCGCGGCCGTGCGGCCAACCCTCACCCGTCTCCAGGGTGAGGGCCTGCGAGAGCAGGAGCACGGTACGGGTGGCCGCGTGTCCCGGGTCATACCAGCAGCCGTATGGGTACGGGTGATCGTGCCCGGTCGCGTCGAGCGCCGCGCGGGAGACGTAGAAGGCGAGCGTCTCCGGGTCAGTAATGCTGGGCGTGACGTTCAGGGTCCGCCAATCGAGCAGGCGTGCCTGCTTCTCGTTACTGCCCGGCCCGACCGGAACAGGGGCAGGGAGCAGGGTGTGCAGGAGGGGATTCCAGGTGTTCACGGTGGCGAACAGGACGCCGCTCGTGGGTTCGAACAGGTGGCCGCTGGCGAGGACCGTGTCATCCCGAGCACGCAGGGAGATCTCGTGTCCACCGTGCACGCAGAGGAACCAGTCACCGCTCGCGGCGGGAGACTGTTGGAGGAAACGCGTGGCGAGTGGGGGGCCGAGCAGAGGGGCAAGGCAGCGGTCCAGTTCCTCCGGGAGGAGGGCAGCCGCGTCCACGGTGACCCGGTCACCCTGGAGGGTGCCAAGGACGCGACCCGTCTCCGCGTCGAGGATCTGCCACGCGTCCTCCATGGCCCGGAGGGCGGCTTTCGCAGTGAGGCCGAGCAGGGTGAGGCAGGTCGTGGCGTGCAGGATGAGGTTGGGTGGGCTCATACGCGCGGCCTGGCCCGCGGTGCGCGGGCCACGACTGGCGGAGCAGGAATCAAGGGAGGGAGACGCGTGGCCCCCCCTCACCGGTCACGTCCGGCGTAACTGATTCAGGCGCGTGTTGGCGTGCTGCTCGTCCATCCACGTGGCGCGCCGACCGTCGGGGTGACGGCCGGTGGCCATGAGGCGCAGCAGGGCCTGCACCTCCTGCTCGCGGGCATCAGTCCGCGGCATTGGCCACCACCTGGGCGTTCAGGGTGACGACTTCCATCACGTCGAACGCACGTGCACCGACCGCCGTGTCTACCCGGTCGCGGCGGAGGATGCAGGTGAGGGTGAGTTCCGCCGCGGCGCGTCGGGCGCCCAGGGTGGGGGCGAGGGCGCGCCAGGCTTCGCAGTTGAAGTAATGCGTGTGCCCCTTCCGGTCACGCACGCCCACGCGCGCTTCAGTGACGCCGATGGGTTTACGCACAGGGTCGCGGGTGAGGAACGCGGCGAAGCGGAACTCGTTCACGGCCTGCAGGAGGAAGGGCGTGGACCCCTTGCGCGTGATCGGCCCGGCGTGGGGGGTGAGGGTCACGCCGAGCAGACTCACGGCACTGGCTTTCTGCCCGTCGCGGCCCTGGAAGACCTGTTGGGTGGCCATGCAGGTGACGCGCGCGACGCTGCCCTCAGCGGGCAGGGTGGCCAGTTTGCGGGGGCCGGTGAAGGTCACCGTGTGAATCCAGGTGACGCCCCGGTGCCCGTTGTCGGTGATCCCGGCGAGCTTCACGGTGGTCTGCGTGTCGGTGGTCGTGGCATTCAGAACGACGCCGGTCAGGGTGCCTTGCATGACGGCCGCGTGGCCCGCGGTGCGCGGGCCAGGACTGGACGGCAGGCGGTCCGGGCAGGGTGAATGCCGGGCCCTGTTCAGGTACGGATGATCACGCCCACCGGAGTCACCCGGGGCTCGGCGAGCTGGGCGTGATGCAAGGCGTCCTGGGCCAGGGTGCGAGCGGCGAGGCCCGCCCGGTAGTCGTCCGGGCAGGCGAGCGCCGTGCGTTGATGCTCCAGGGCCGCCTGCAGGAGGGAGCGGGCGAGCTGCTCATGCTCGCGGGGACTCATGGGGTACCGGACCATGCGGGGGTGCTCGCCTGGATGGTCGAGGACACGGTGAGAGACAGGAAGGCGAAGCCACCTGCCCAGCTGGTGACGATGACGGTGAGGGTGATCGCGCGGAGGTTCAGGCGTCGGTTCATGCAAGCCGCGTGGCCCGCGGTGCGCGGGCCAGGACTGTTAGAGGCGGCCGAGGTCGCGGACCTCATTCGGCACCGGACCGAGCGCGATGATGGCTGCCGTCAGCTCCGGCAGGGGGCGACCGGCGAGGCGGGTCACGTCCGCCGTGAGGTCCGCGATGGAGTACGAGAAGCGGCCGCCCGGGTGGTGGAAGAGGGACTCGAACACCGGGTCCTCCTGCCCTTCCCGGTACACGTCCAGGAAGTGGATGTTGAGAGGCGGATCGAAGCCCGCGTCGAACGAGAGGGTGGTGCCGTCGGGCAGTTGAGTGCTGGCGAGGACTTTCGACATGCGCCCGGCTGGGCCCGCGTGAGCGGGCCACCGCTGTGCTCCGGCTCCGTTTGAGTGCCCGCAACCCGGCCTGGGCTGCACGGTTCGACAGGCGCTGAGGCATGGGCCGGTGGCGCGAAGAGGCGGTGACTCACGACACACTCAGAAAAGTCAGATGTGATGCTGTAAAAAACGAATCACACCACAAAATCAATCACAATAGAATCCCCAATTTGAAACGATGCCGATGTAACGGTTTCCCCCTCACCACCAGGGAAAAAACGGCACTTCGACCGGGGGGTCCGAAACATCCCAGATGGGACGCTTATGTAACGCCCTTTTTCGACCAAATGAAACCCGCATCACACATGAAGATGCCTCATCAAACATGTGAAAAACGCCGCAGAAACAGCCTCCGACACATCAGAATTATCCCTGTTGGTCGCTTCACCACCACTTCGTCCTGCGCGGATCAATCCACCGCGCATATCGCGTACTCGCTGTGCGCGGTCATTCATGACCGACGTTGCGCGGCGTGTACACGGCGTGCCAAGTCATCGAGCGCGCCATGTACTAGGTGTACCAGGTCATTCGATGACCCGTTCAATGGCCCACTTGGCACACTGTGTACAAGGCGTGCTCAGTTATGAACAATCCATTGAGCACACCG
This sequence is a window from Deinococcus grandis. Protein-coding genes within it:
- a CDS encoding ParB/RepB/Spo0J family partition protein, coding for MPTDAPPPLLNVTVPTPFSTAVPLDDLTEDTHGASNHLKGALRCTGQLQPIVLESLPSGEYRIRDGNRRVAAARSIGWTHVQADVYAGLTEAQWALVVAGVHNRSANPVEEARLYGTLTQTLTEAGIAANTGVPVQVIRARLSLLSLPGDVLDLIGTRTLSLSVAERAAKLRGVHAERAVREIREAAQAGKPFTAAQLKVVTVARASSLGARLMAAAPPPPTLLPPETILAEEVRALCERRGVSVQALTQVLTGSVPPVTPVQAAHVHRAVVH
- a CDS encoding DUF4326 domain-containing protein, yielding MIITVGRLGDSHDTGHTEYVGRGRGSVLGNPLPVIGRSRWTSEAAAWTSHLIHAAHLTGTEREQAQRALHRLGFEQGEAAALYLHVLREQCRTDTPQRRAVLRLAALATQGPVHLQCWCTPRPCHAEHIRAAILGYAQTLPRPA